One window of Anaerolineales bacterium genomic DNA carries:
- a CDS encoding DUF3883 domain-containing protein, whose amino-acid sequence MTNIKRGSILRGSQWPEPIEVILLEEQGDYVRLAGTLVNSRQYWDGLIKAVDLQAMQENAVELFRAEPRSVFLSVEAKRYRYASLYDPLLAMNTCKVDPLPHQIEAVYGFVLQLPRIRFLIADDPGAGKTIMAGLIIKELKLRNLVKRVLIIAPGHLKPQWAREMHERFEEHFVTVGRALMDASYGQNIWTRENQLIASIDFAKQDDVAATLASSRFDLIIVDEAHKMSAYRYGEKLDKTGRYKLGEVLSDISTNLLFLTATPHRGDPENFRLFLDLLEPGFFATTDMVAESIRNQENPLFIRRVKEDLKDFEGKPLFLPRYVDTVAFRLGIESPKEVDLYNALSKYVNEQYNKALTKQDKRRNIAFALVILQRRLASSTFALLKSLERRKKRLDELLEGATQNNRNGYTAYNPNDDEEDEDEQTRWAQEEVWETLSVAENQDELRAEIETLKDLIRKAKAIVDSESEAKLRHFKDSLTRLDQQHPGAKILIFTESRDTLTHLEKHIKEKWGYTVCTIHGGMRLEERINAERTFKNEAQVMIATEAAGEGINLQFCNLMINYDLPWNPNRLEQRMGRIHRYGQTREVFIFNLVAEDTREGRVMKALFDKITEIKEALGSDKVFDVLGDIVQGKGLAQIMVEAAAGARNMDEILKEINITVDREYIQRVRDNLGESLATRYIDYTRIKEKADQAREYRLIPEYTEAFFKRAFEVLEGKWTKKSMKEFPPGSFLSIDSVPFQLKNIAEEETFRRQFGSLQRRYPLATFDKESAMRISQAEFISFGDPLFEALMIWVERNLADTLSQGAVFTDPDGKMDGILLFYQGEILDGRGHVTGTRLFALFNDINSGEIAAVNPAVLWDLKEGGDNEENVDVEALKKKAFSVLLPELEKYKATLLTERERQAAIKEKYGVRSLEHLILKLDGDLIGLYSRRDMGENVERFIKPKEDQKASYEHALQELRTGLQQERSLSIGSPRFIGMARIVPEIDATMVNDADIEKIGMDMTMQHEREQGWTPEDVSKENLGFDVRSTSPDGHKRYIEVKARAEIGAVALTQNEWFKAKRFGDEYYLYAVLNASKTPLLYKVQNPAALLKPEEQVEVRYMVSASEIQSKGERA is encoded by the coding sequence ATGACGAATATAAAACGTGGAAGTATCTTGCGCGGCTCACAGTGGCCCGAACCGATAGAAGTTATTCTCCTTGAAGAACAAGGGGATTATGTCCGTTTGGCTGGGACGCTTGTAAACTCACGACAGTATTGGGATGGATTGATCAAGGCAGTTGACTTGCAAGCGATGCAAGAAAATGCAGTCGAATTATTTCGTGCGGAACCGCGCAGTGTATTTCTTTCAGTCGAAGCCAAACGGTATCGGTATGCTTCGCTATATGACCCGCTGTTGGCGATGAATACATGCAAGGTTGACCCGCTTCCCCATCAGATCGAAGCGGTGTATGGGTTTGTGTTGCAGTTGCCACGCATCCGATTTTTGATTGCAGATGACCCTGGGGCAGGCAAGACCATTATGGCGGGATTGATCATCAAGGAGTTGAAACTTCGCAATCTGGTCAAACGTGTGTTGATTATTGCACCAGGACACTTGAAACCGCAATGGGCACGCGAAATGCACGAGCGGTTCGAAGAACATTTCGTCACCGTCGGACGTGCACTGATGGATGCTTCCTATGGGCAAAATATTTGGACACGTGAAAACCAGTTGATTGCTTCGATTGACTTTGCCAAGCAGGACGATGTGGCGGCAACTCTGGCTTCTTCCCGCTTTGACTTGATCATCGTGGACGAAGCACACAAGATGTCTGCGTATCGATATGGGGAGAAGTTGGATAAGACGGGACGTTACAAGCTGGGCGAAGTGCTTTCGGACATCAGCACGAATTTATTATTCCTGACCGCTACTCCCCACCGCGGCGACCCCGAGAATTTTAGACTGTTTTTGGATTTGTTGGAACCTGGATTCTTTGCGACCACAGACATGGTGGCTGAGTCCATTCGCAACCAGGAAAACCCGCTGTTCATTCGCAGAGTAAAGGAAGATCTGAAAGACTTTGAAGGCAAGCCATTATTCCTGCCCCGCTACGTGGATACGGTGGCGTTCAGGTTGGGAATTGAAAGCCCGAAGGAAGTTGACTTATACAACGCTCTCTCGAAGTACGTGAACGAGCAATATAACAAGGCGTTGACCAAACAGGATAAGCGTCGCAACATCGCCTTTGCATTGGTCATCTTGCAAAGACGTCTTGCATCAAGCACATTTGCGCTGTTGAAATCATTGGAACGCAGAAAGAAGCGTTTGGATGAATTACTGGAAGGTGCCACGCAGAACAACCGTAACGGGTACACAGCCTACAACCCGAACGACGATGAAGAAGATGAAGACGAGCAGACCCGCTGGGCCCAGGAAGAAGTTTGGGAGACGCTCAGTGTGGCAGAAAATCAGGATGAACTGCGGGCAGAGATCGAAACGCTCAAGGATTTAATTCGCAAGGCGAAAGCCATTGTAGACTCGGAGAGCGAAGCCAAGTTACGGCATTTCAAAGATTCATTGACAAGACTTGACCAGCAACACCCTGGCGCGAAGATTTTGATTTTCACCGAATCGCGCGATACACTCACCCACCTTGAAAAGCACATCAAAGAAAAATGGGGCTACACGGTTTGCACCATTCACGGCGGGATGCGATTGGAAGAACGTATCAATGCCGAGCGGACGTTCAAGAACGAAGCACAGGTGATGATCGCCACCGAAGCGGCGGGCGAAGGTATTAACCTGCAATTCTGCAACCTGATGATCAACTATGACCTGCCGTGGAACCCAAACCGACTTGAACAGCGCATGGGGCGTATCCACCGCTACGGGCAGACACGCGAAGTTTTCATTTTCAATCTGGTTGCTGAAGATACGCGTGAAGGGCGCGTGATGAAAGCCTTGTTCGACAAGATCACCGAAATCAAGGAAGCGCTTGGTTCGGATAAAGTCTTTGATGTGTTGGGCGATATTGTGCAAGGTAAGGGACTGGCTCAGATCATGGTGGAAGCGGCGGCGGGCGCGCGCAATATGGATGAGATATTGAAAGAGATCAACATCACCGTTGACAGGGAATACATCCAGCGCGTACGGGATAACCTTGGCGAGAGCCTTGCCACGCGCTACATTGATTACACGCGCATCAAGGAAAAGGCAGACCAGGCGCGTGAGTATCGCTTGATTCCCGAATATACCGAAGCGTTCTTCAAACGGGCGTTCGAGGTCCTGGAAGGCAAATGGACGAAAAAGAGTATGAAGGAATTCCCGCCCGGCTCGTTCCTGAGCATTGACTCGGTCCCCTTTCAGTTGAAGAATATCGCGGAGGAGGAAACGTTCCGACGGCAGTTCGGAAGCCTGCAGCGGCGTTACCCGCTGGCAACGTTTGACAAGGAATCTGCCATGCGGATTTCGCAGGCGGAATTCATCTCATTTGGAGACCCGCTGTTCGAAGCCTTGATGATCTGGGTGGAACGCAATCTGGCGGATACACTTTCGCAAGGCGCGGTTTTTACTGATCCCGATGGCAAGATGGATGGCATTCTATTGTTTTATCAGGGTGAGATTTTAGACGGGCGCGGGCATGTCACAGGCACACGTTTATTTGCCCTGTTCAATGATATAAACTCTGGTGAAATCGCTGCCGTCAACCCGGCCGTCCTTTGGGATCTAAAAGAGGGCGGCGATAATGAAGAAAATGTGGATGTCGAAGCGCTCAAGAAAAAAGCCTTTAGCGTGTTATTGCCTGAGTTGGAGAAATATAAAGCTACTTTGCTGACAGAACGTGAACGGCAGGCGGCGATCAAGGAAAAGTATGGGGTACGCTCGTTGGAGCATTTGATTCTGAAACTGGATGGCGATTTGATTGGTTTGTACAGCAGACGCGACATGGGCGAGAATGTAGAGCGTTTCATCAAACCGAAGGAAGATCAGAAAGCCAGTTATGAGCACGCTTTGCAGGAATTACGAACAGGCTTACAACAGGAACGTAGTTTATCGATTGGGTCGCCGCGCTTTATTGGGATGGCAAGAATTGTGCCTGAAATTGATGCGACAATGGTGAATGACGCAGACATCGAGAAAATTGGAATGGATATGACCATGCAGCATGAACGCGAACAGGGCTGGACGCCTGAGGATGTGTCGAAGGAGAATTTGGGCTTCGATGTGCGCTCGACTTCGCCCGATGGGCATAAGCGCTACATCGAAGTGAAAGCCAGAGCGGAGATCGGCGCGGTGGCACTGACTCAGAACGAATGGTTCAAGGCGAAGCGGTTTGGCGATGAGTATTATCTGTACGCGGTGTTGAACGCGTCCAAAACGCCCCTGTTGTACAAGGTGCAAAACCCTGCGGCGTTGTTGAAGCCCGAAGAGCAGGTGGAAGTCCGTTATATGGTATCGGCAAGCGAGATTCAGTCAAAGGGAGAACGTGCATGA
- a CDS encoding dienelactone hydrolase family protein, with amino-acid sequence MYTTDQYEGLMAETVTMTGANGDAINAFFARPLGDGPFPAMVLAHHMPGWDQWYRETTLKFALRGYIVITPNLYFRAGHGTPEDVAAKVRGDGGIADDSAVGDLEGGMKYIRALAYSNGRVGIFGTCSGGRHAYLTACRVKGFDAVVDCWGGRVVMAPDALNAKTPVSPHELTRDLPCPILGLFGNDDSSPTPAQVDQHEAELKKHGKTYEFHRYDGAGHGFFYHHTASYRQAQAMDGWGRVWAFLERYLS; translated from the coding sequence ATGTATACGACCGACCAATACGAAGGCTTGATGGCGGAAACCGTCACGATGACCGGCGCGAACGGCGATGCGATCAACGCCTTCTTCGCGCGCCCGCTCGGCGACGGACCCTTCCCCGCCATGGTGCTGGCGCATCACATGCCCGGCTGGGACCAGTGGTACCGCGAAACCACGCTCAAGTTCGCCCTGCGCGGCTACATCGTCATCACGCCCAACCTGTACTTCCGCGCGGGGCACGGCACGCCCGAGGATGTCGCGGCGAAGGTCCGCGGGGACGGCGGCATCGCGGATGACTCCGCCGTGGGCGACCTCGAAGGCGGCATGAAATACATCCGCGCGCTGGCGTATTCGAACGGCAGGGTCGGCATCTTCGGCACCTGCTCCGGCGGCAGACATGCCTATCTCACCGCCTGCCGCGTGAAGGGATTCGATGCGGTCGTGGATTGCTGGGGCGGGCGCGTCGTCATGGCGCCCGATGCGTTGAACGCCAAAACCCCGGTCTCGCCTCACGAACTGACCCGCGACCTGCCCTGCCCCATCCTGGGTTTGTTCGGCAACGACGACTCCAGCCCCACGCCCGCGCAAGTGGACCAGCATGAAGCGGAGTTGAAGAAGCACGGCAAGACCTACGAGTTCCACCGCTACGATGGCGCCGGTCACGGATTCTTCTATCACCATACCGCCTCGTACAGGCAGGCGCAAGCCATGGACGGCTGGGGCAGGGTCTGGGCGTTTTTGGAGAGATATTTATCGTAA
- a CDS encoding metal-dependent transcriptional regulator: MTFPQLSESTEMYLKAMAELGNRDVAISSLAARLNVTNVSANEMMRRLGEQGLVNHVPYKGVTLTKKGREAASNVIRRQRLWECFLYDHLHIEWAKVYELACALEHATAPEVTGALADYLNHPQTCPRGNPIPDENGVTIPLKGRRLTEMKPGEQTTVLAVDATATEVLKYLQDRDLLPGSEIILMEAAPLQGPLTLSVEGREVVLGLSAAEFVIVKS; encoded by the coding sequence ATGACCTTTCCCCAGTTGAGCGAAAGCACCGAGATGTACCTGAAAGCCATGGCGGAGCTTGGAAACCGCGACGTGGCGATCTCGAGCCTGGCGGCGCGGCTGAACGTGACGAACGTTTCAGCCAACGAGATGATGCGCCGCCTCGGCGAACAGGGGTTGGTGAACCATGTGCCCTATAAGGGGGTCACGCTGACGAAGAAGGGGCGCGAGGCGGCCTCCAACGTCATCCGCAGGCAGAGGCTTTGGGAGTGTTTTCTGTACGACCATTTGCACATCGAATGGGCGAAGGTCTACGAACTTGCCTGCGCGCTCGAACACGCCACCGCGCCCGAAGTGACCGGGGCGCTGGCGGACTATTTGAACCATCCGCAGACCTGCCCGCGCGGCAATCCCATCCCCGATGAGAACGGCGTAACGATCCCCTTGAAGGGCAGGCGCCTGACCGAAATGAAACCGGGGGAGCAGACGACGGTGCTGGCGGTGGATGCGACCGCGACCGAGGTCCTCAAATATTTGCAGGACCGCGATCTTTTACCCGGCAGCGAGATCATCCTGATGGAAGCCGCGCCGCTTCAGGGTCCGCTCACCTTGAGCGTGGAGGGGAGGGAGGTTGTGTTGGGCTTATCTGCCGCGGAATTTGTGATCGTGAAATCGTAG
- a CDS encoding ferrous iron transport protein A, with translation MPETIQLHLLSPGQKAVILRIRGTGAMRRRFVEMGIVKGETILIERHAPLGDPVEYVIKGYHLALRKEEAALIEVSPHA, from the coding sequence ATGCCTGAAACCATCCAACTCCACCTCCTGAGCCCGGGGCAGAAAGCCGTCATCCTGCGCATCCGCGGCACGGGCGCCATGCGCCGCCGTTTCGTCGAGATGGGCATCGTAAAAGGGGAGACGATCCTGATCGAACGCCATGCCCCGCTGGGCGACCCGGTGGAATACGTGATCAAGGGGTATCACCTTGCCCTGCGGAAAGAGGAAGCCGCGCTGATCGAGGTTTCCCCCCATGCCTGA
- a CDS encoding 50S ribosome-binding GTPase, with protein MPDLTIALAGNPNAGKTTIFNALTGLRQHTGNWPGKTVEKKEGEIEHDGVRINIVDLPGTYSLTAYSPEEIIARDFIIEERPDVVINVVDATNLERNLYLTVQILELDVPVVLALNMTDEMQKDGARIDTDHLSRLLGNIPVVQTTANKDKGISELIDEAVRAAG; from the coding sequence ATGCCTGACCTGACGATCGCGCTGGCAGGCAACCCGAACGCGGGCAAGACGACCATCTTCAACGCGCTGACGGGCTTGCGCCAGCACACCGGCAACTGGCCCGGCAAGACGGTCGAGAAGAAGGAAGGGGAGATCGAGCATGACGGGGTCCGAATCAACATCGTGGACCTGCCCGGCACCTACAGCCTGACGGCGTATTCCCCCGAAGAGATCATCGCGCGCGATTTCATCATCGAAGAACGCCCGGACGTGGTCATCAATGTGGTGGACGCGACCAACCTGGAGCGGAATTTATATCTCACCGTGCAGATCCTCGAACTGGATGTGCCGGTCGTCCTCGCGCTCAATATGACGGACGAGATGCAGAAGGACGGCGCGCGCATCGATACAGATCACCTTTCACGACTGCTCGGGAACATCCCCGTGGTGCAGACGACCGCCAACAAGGACAAGGGTATTTCCGAACTGATCGACGAAGCCGTTCGCGCGGCAGGTTGA
- the feoB gene encoding ferrous iron transport protein B — translation MTTSATNPLFKLDYGGKIEREIEKLIEAFGELRFDPGRYPKRWLAIKLLEADAEIFERVRSMPEGERVIALAKEGAEHVSSMLGDDFDLLTADRRYGFINGVVRQSLHRPRLDRITLTDRIDDIVTHKWLGLPVFFAVMYVVFRLVIDVSSPFLDWMDAVINGPIANWIRFLLNLAPLPAWTHSLVIDGIIAGVGGVLVFVPGLVILYFFLALLEDSGYMSRAAFVMDRFMRVVGLHGKSFIPMILGFGCAVPAIYATRTISSRRDRVLTALLVPLMSCSARLPVYVVFGLAFFGARAGTVIWAMYALGILVAMLAGMVFTRTILKPDASSAFVLELPPYRQPSLKSVLIHMWENTREFVRKAGTMILLASVVMWFLLNLPWGVGDQRDSYFGRVSGAISPVFAPLGFGNWETGGALVTGFMAKEIVVSTMSVIYLGGAEAQPVETSTLGEDLIGIVRGFGEAFVRSGRIFLSIIPGVDLVDEESGGEDTALSVALRNHFTPLSALSLLVFVLLYVPCVATLGAIKHEFGASWAVVSAVYQTAVAWLAAFIVHQGGLLFGLG, via the coding sequence ATGACGACATCCGCGACGAACCCTTTATTCAAACTCGATTACGGCGGAAAGATCGAACGCGAGATCGAAAAACTGATCGAAGCCTTCGGCGAACTGCGGTTCGACCCCGGGCGCTACCCCAAACGCTGGCTTGCCATCAAACTGCTCGAAGCCGACGCGGAGATCTTCGAACGGGTCCGGTCGATGCCGGAGGGGGAGCGGGTGATCGCGCTCGCCAAAGAAGGCGCGGAACATGTCTCGTCCATGCTGGGCGATGACTTCGACCTGCTGACCGCCGACCGGCGCTATGGGTTCATCAACGGCGTGGTGCGGCAGTCGCTTCACCGTCCGCGCCTGGACCGCATCACCCTGACCGACCGCATCGACGACATCGTCACGCACAAGTGGCTCGGGCTGCCGGTCTTCTTCGCGGTGATGTATGTCGTTTTCAGGCTCGTGATCGATGTCTCTTCGCCGTTCCTCGATTGGATGGACGCGGTCATCAACGGTCCCATCGCAAATTGGATTCGCTTCCTGCTGAACCTCGCTCCGCTCCCGGCGTGGACCCATTCGCTGGTCATCGACGGAATCATCGCCGGGGTGGGAGGCGTGCTTGTGTTCGTCCCCGGTTTGGTGATCCTATATTTCTTCCTGGCCCTGCTCGAAGACTCCGGTTACATGTCCCGCGCGGCTTTCGTGATGGACCGCTTCATGCGCGTGGTAGGCTTGCACGGCAAATCGTTCATCCCGATGATCCTCGGTTTTGGCTGCGCGGTCCCTGCGATCTACGCCACGCGCACCATCTCCAGCCGCAGAGACCGCGTGCTGACCGCGTTGCTCGTCCCGTTGATGTCCTGTTCTGCGCGTTTACCGGTGTATGTTGTGTTCGGTCTCGCCTTCTTCGGCGCGCGCGCCGGGACGGTGATCTGGGCGATGTATGCATTGGGCATCCTGGTGGCGATGCTGGCTGGGATGGTTTTCACGCGCACGATCCTCAAACCGGATGCTTCCTCCGCGTTCGTGCTGGAGTTGCCGCCCTACCGCCAGCCTTCACTGAAAAGCGTCTTGATCCACATGTGGGAGAACACGCGCGAATTCGTCCGCAAGGCTGGGACGATGATCCTGCTCGCTTCGGTCGTGATGTGGTTCCTGCTCAACCTGCCGTGGGGCGTGGGAGATCAGCGCGATTCGTATTTTGGCAGGGTCAGCGGCGCGATCTCGCCGGTCTTCGCTCCGCTCGGTTTTGGCAATTGGGAAACGGGCGGCGCGCTGGTCACCGGTTTTATGGCGAAGGAGATCGTGGTCAGCACGATGAGCGTGATCTATCTCGGCGGGGCGGAAGCGCAACCAGTCGAAACATCGACCCTTGGCGAAGACCTCATCGGCATCGTCCGCGGATTTGGCGAGGCGTTCGTCAGGTCCGGGCGAATCTTTCTGAGCATCATCCCCGGTGTGGACCTCGTGGATGAAGAATCCGGGGGCGAAGATACCGCATTGAGCGTCGCCCTGCGCAATCACTTCACTCCGCTGAGCGCGCTTTCACTGCTGGTCTTTGTCCTGCTGTACGTGCCATGCGTTGCGACCCTGGGCGCGATCAAACATGAATTCGGCGCATCCTGGGCTGTGGTCTCGGCTGTTTATCAAACCGCCGTTGCGTGGCTGGCGGCATTCATCGTCCATCAAGGCGGCCTGCTGTTCGGGTTGGGATAG
- a CDS encoding helix-turn-helix domain-containing protein: MLSRLIDLLAANENGMSLSEISRALNAQPSAVLSMIDLLVQKGRLIEIGPDGKCCTTCGLEAECNLLAARGKRYLLARELGNEAPRLALT, from the coding sequence ATGCTAAGTCGATTGATCGACCTGCTCGCAGCGAACGAGAACGGCATGAGCCTTTCCGAGATCAGCCGCGCGTTGAACGCGCAGCCTTCAGCGGTCCTTTCGATGATCGACCTGCTGGTTCAAAAGGGGAGGCTGATCGAGATCGGTCCCGACGGGAAATGCTGCACCACCTGCGGCCTCGAAGCGGAATGCAACCTGCTTGCCGCGCGCGGGAAACGTTACCTGCTTGCGCGCGAATTGGGGAATGAAGCGCCGCGCCTCGCGCTCACCTGA